A part of Miscanthus floridulus cultivar M001 chromosome 6, ASM1932011v1, whole genome shotgun sequence genomic DNA contains:
- the LOC136455992 gene encoding serine/arginine-rich splicing factor SR30-like isoform X1, whose product MKTMSRRNSRTIYVGNLPGDIREREVEDLFYKYGRILDIDLKIPPRPPGYAFVEFEDPRDADDAIYGRDGYNFDGYRLRVELAHGGRGQPYSYDRSSSYSSARRGGVSRRSDFRVMVTGLPSSASWQDLKDHMGRAGDVCFSDVYREAGETIGIVDYTNYDDMKYAIRKLDDSQFRNAFSRAYIRVREYDARSRSRSRSRSYSRSPSYSRSRSPKSLFRSPSPVDERSLSRSRSPVSSPSHARSASRSTSRSQSPVRSD is encoded by the exons ATG AAAACAATGAGCAGACGCAACAGCCGTACCATCTATGTAGGCAACCTCCCTGGGGACATCCGTGAGAGGGAGGTTGAGGATCTCTTCTACAAG TATGGCCGTATTTTGGATATCGACTTGAAAATACCTCCAAGACCTCCTGGATACGCTTTCGTTGAG TTTGAGGATCCACGTGATGCTGATGATGCAATTTATGGCCGTGATGGGTATAACTTTGATGGCTACAGGTTGCGG GTTGAATTAGCTCATGGTGGCAGAGGTCAGCCTTATTCTTATGATCGTTCAAGCAGCTATAGCAGTGCACGCCGTGGAGGTGTTTCTAGGCGCTCTGATTTCCGTG TTATGGTCACTGGTTTACCTTCATCGGCATCGTGGCAAGATCTGAAG GACCACATGGGGCGCGCCGGTGATGTCTGTTTCTCTGATGTATACCGTGAGGCCGGAG AAACTATTGGAATTGTGGATTATACAAATTATGACGATATGAAATATGCG ATTAGGAAGCTTGATGACTCACAGTTCAGGAATGCATTTTCAAGGGCGTATATCAGG GTGAGGGAGTATGATGCTAGATCACGAAGCAGAAGCCGTAGCCGCTCGTACTCTAGAAGCCCCAGTTacagcaggagcaggagtccaaA ATCTCTTTTTCGGTCACCTTCACCTGTGGATGAAAG ATCgctatcaagatctcgatccccaGTTTCTTCT CCTTCTCATGCAAGATCTGCGAGCAGAAGCACATCCCGTTCTCAGTCCCCT GTAAGATCCGATTGA
- the LOC136455992 gene encoding serine/arginine-rich splicing factor SR30-like isoform X3, which produces MSRRNSRTIYVGNLPGDIREREVEDLFYKYGRILDIDLKIPPRPPGYAFVEFEDPRDADDAIYGRDGYNFDGYRLRVELAHGGRGQPYSYDRSSSYSSARRGGVSRRSDFRVMVTGLPSSASWQDLKDHMGRAGDVCFSDVYREAGETIGIVDYTNYDDMKYAIRKLDDSQFRNAFSRAYIRVREYDARSRSRSRSRSYSRSPSYSRSRSPKSLFRSPSPVDERSLSRSRSPVSSPSHARSASRSTSRSQSPVRSD; this is translated from the exons ATGAGCAGACGCAACAGCCGTACCATCTATGTAGGCAACCTCCCTGGGGACATCCGTGAGAGGGAGGTTGAGGATCTCTTCTACAAG TATGGCCGTATTTTGGATATCGACTTGAAAATACCTCCAAGACCTCCTGGATACGCTTTCGTTGAG TTTGAGGATCCACGTGATGCTGATGATGCAATTTATGGCCGTGATGGGTATAACTTTGATGGCTACAGGTTGCGG GTTGAATTAGCTCATGGTGGCAGAGGTCAGCCTTATTCTTATGATCGTTCAAGCAGCTATAGCAGTGCACGCCGTGGAGGTGTTTCTAGGCGCTCTGATTTCCGTG TTATGGTCACTGGTTTACCTTCATCGGCATCGTGGCAAGATCTGAAG GACCACATGGGGCGCGCCGGTGATGTCTGTTTCTCTGATGTATACCGTGAGGCCGGAG AAACTATTGGAATTGTGGATTATACAAATTATGACGATATGAAATATGCG ATTAGGAAGCTTGATGACTCACAGTTCAGGAATGCATTTTCAAGGGCGTATATCAGG GTGAGGGAGTATGATGCTAGATCACGAAGCAGAAGCCGTAGCCGCTCGTACTCTAGAAGCCCCAGTTacagcaggagcaggagtccaaA ATCTCTTTTTCGGTCACCTTCACCTGTGGATGAAAG ATCgctatcaagatctcgatccccaGTTTCTTCT CCTTCTCATGCAAGATCTGCGAGCAGAAGCACATCCCGTTCTCAGTCCCCT GTAAGATCCGATTGA